The DNA segment GAATCCTTATTTCGTTGCCCTTCATGACGCTGCTGCTCGCCCTGTCCGGGGATTGGCAATGGGTGCCGCTGATCTACAAGCGCTTGCGCGAGAAACCGGCCTTGCTGCCCTGCGTGGTGCTGACCAGCGCGCTGGTGGGGGTGCAGTTATGGATCTTTATGTGGGCGCCGCTCAATGGCCACGGCCTGGACGTTTCCCTGGGTTACTTCCTGTTGCCGCTGACCATGGTCATTACCGGGCGTATCGTTTATGGCGAACGCCTTTCCCATCTGCAAAAGATTGCCGCCGTGTTGGCTGCGGTGGGGGTGGGCAATGAGTTGTACCGCACGGGTGGGTTTTCCTGGACCACCTTGGTGGTCTGCGTCGGTTACCCGCTGTATTTCGTCCTGCGCCGGCGCTGTGGCACCGACAACCTGGGCGGTTTATGGCTGGACATGATGCTGATGATCCCGGTGGCGCTGTGGTTCATCCTCGGCGGCCACCCCATCGGCGAGACGCTGGCGCAGCGCCCGGCGTTGTATTGGCTGGTGCCAGTGATGGGCCTGGTCAGTGCGGCGGCAGGTTACTGCTACATCCTCGCCAGCCGCCTGTTGCCCTTTAGCCTGTTCGGTCTGCTCAGTTACGCTGAGCCGGTGCTGCTGGTGGCGGTGTCGCTGATGCTGGGCGACAGCCTCAAGCCGGGCCAGTGGATGACCTACCTGCCCATCTGGCTGGCGGTGGTGGTGCTGGTGCTGGAAGGTTTGCGGCATCTGAATCGCCTGCGCCGCTCGATCTGACCGGCGCGCCCTTCAGCCCTTGAGTTTCTCGGCAATCCAGATGGTATGCCGGGTGCCCTTGTTGCCATGGGCAAAGACTTGCACTTCCTCGGCCTTGAAGCCGGCCTTGCGCAATTTGTCGCTGAACTGCTTGTCGGCGCTGGCCGACCACACTGCCAGCACGCCCTTGGGGCGCAGGGCCTTGGCGCAGGCGCTGAGGCCGCCGGCGGAGTACAGCCAGCTGTTGGCTTTCTGCGTCAGGCCTTCGGGGCCGTTGTCGACGTCGAGCATGATTGCATCAAAGCCCTGGGGCTCGGCTTGCAGCACCTTGGCCACGTCTTCCAGGCGGATCACGGTGCGCGGGTCCTGCAGCGGGTTGCCGGATTTTTCCCCGAGCGGGCCGCGATTCCACTCCACCACGCCCGGCACCAATTCAGCCACCACCACTTCGGCCGTCTTGCCCAGGTGCTTGAGGGCCGAGGCCAGGGTGAAGCCCATGCCCAGGCCGCCAATCAATACCCGTGAACCGGGGCGTCCGGCGACCTTGCGGCAGGGAATCTCTGCCAGGGCATCTTCGGAACCGTGCATGCGCGTGTTCATCAATTGCCCGCCGTCACCGCCCTGGATCTTGATCACAAAATCCTCGCCGTATTCGAACAGGCACAGGGCGCCGCCGTTATCGGGGATCGGGGTGGTGTCGAGCAGCACGAAACGTTTCATGGAAATCTCATTGGGAAGGGCATTCTTGCGCGGTTGGGAGTAGCCTTGGGACTGGTTAACAGTCAGGCCATGGAGCCATCGATGAAGTGCAGCATTCTAGCGGTCATTGTAGGAAGTGTGCTCACATTGGGTGCCGCACATGCCCAGCAGTTGCAACCGGTGCCGAACACGCCGGCGACCACCACCGGCGCGCCGGGCACTGCAACGCCGACCCCGTATCCGCAAATCACCCCGCCAACCGCACCCAAGCCACAAGGGGCCGGGGTGCCGTTGCCACCGATTGAAATGCCCAAGCCGCCCAAGGACCAGACCTTGCCCGGCCTGCAGCAAAACGACAGCAAGCCGAAGGCGGCGGGTTCTTAAACCAGCCCCAGGGCCTTGAACACAAAGGCGTATTCCAGGGCCACATCACGCAAACCCTGGTAACGGCCGCTCATGCCGCCATGGCCTGCGCCCAGTTCGGTCTTGAGCAGCAGCAGGTTGTCGTCGGTCTTGGTGGCCCGCAGCTTGGCCACCCATTTGGCGGCTTCCCAGTACTGCACGCGGCTGTCGTTATAGCCGGCGATCACCAGCATCGCCGGGTAGGCCTGGGCGCTGACGTTTTCGTAGGGCGCATAGGCCTTGATCCGCTCATACACCTCGGGCTCCTGTGGGTTGCCCCATTCGTCATATTCGGTGACGGTCAGTGGCAGGTCCGGGTCGAGCATGGTGTTGAGTACATCGACAAAAGGCACTTCGGCAATCGCCGCCTGGAACAACTCCGGGCGTTGGTTGAGCACGGCACCGATCAACAGCCCGCCGGCGCTGCCGCCGCTGATAGCCAGTTGTTTGGAGGTGGTCAGGCCCTCGGCGATCAGGTGTTCGGCGCAGGCGATAAAATCGCTGAACGTGTTTTGCTTGTGCTCCTGCTTGCCGGCGCGGTACCAGGCTTCGCCCAATTCGCCGCCACCGCGCACATGGGCAATGGCAAACGCCACGCCACGGTCCAGCAGGCTCAGGCGCGCATGGGAAAACCACGGGTCGAGGCTCGAACCGTAGGCGCCGTAGCCGTACAGGTACAGCGGCGTTGGCTGGCCCACCTGGTCGCGCTTGACCACCAGGCTGATCGGCACCTGGGTACCATCGGCAGAAGTGGCCCATAGCCGCTGGCTGACATAATCGTCGGCATTGAACACGCCCAATACCGGGGTTTCCTTGAGCACTTGCTGCGCGCCGCTGGCCAGTTCCAACTGGCGGACCTGGGCCGGACGATTGAGTGCTTCATAGCGCAGGCGGATCTTGTCGCTGTCGAATTCCAGGCTGTTTTGCACGTACAGGCTGTAGGCCGCGTCTGGTAATTCCACGCGGTAAGTCGGCAGGCCTTGTGGGTGCACGTCGATTACCGGCAAGCCGCCAATGCGCAGGCTCAGGGTCATGGCCCGGGCGTTGAGGGTCACGCCATCGAGCATCACTGCGTCATCGTGGGCAATCAGGTTGTGCCACTGGTCTTCAGTGGGCACGCTGCCGTTGTCAGCCGCCTGGAACAGCGCAAAGTTGATGCCATCGCGGTTACTGCGGATAAACCAGGTCCATTGGTCGTCCAGCTTGCCGTGGTCGACATCGTATTCATGGCCTTCAACCCGTGGCGCCAGGCAGGCAAATGCCTGTTGCGGCTGCTCGGCGTCCAGGGCCCAGACTTCGCTGGTGGTCTTGCTGCCCAGCGACAGCAGCAATTGGCGCTCGGAACTGGAGCGGTAGCAATGCAGGAAAAAGCGCCCGTCGGGCTCGTGAAACACTTCTTCGGCGGCGGTGCCGTCCAGCCGATAGCGATACAGCTTGTGCGGGCGATGGGTGTCGTCCAGTTCACCGAAGAACAGCGTCAGGCTGTCGTTGGCCCAGGTCATGCTGCCGTCGCAGTCTTCGAAGGCCAGTTCACTGACCTTGCCTGAAGACAATTCCTTCACGTACAGGGTGTAGATCTCTTCGCCGTTGGTATCCAGGCTGTAGGCCAGGCGCTTGTGGTCCGGGCTGATGCTGAAGGCACCGAGGGAGAAAAAACCACCATTGGCCAGCACATTCGGGTCCAGCAGCAATTCTTCGGCGCTTTCGTCGATCTGCTGGCTGTCGTCGGCCGGGCGTGGGCAGCGGTAATGCCGCGCGTATTCGTCACCGGCAGTGGTGCGTGTGTAATACAGGTACGGGCCCCAGGGCGAGGGCAGTGACAGGTCGGTCTCGAGGATACGGCCCTTGATCTCCTGGAACAGGCTTTCGCGCAACGCGCTCTGCTCCTCAAGTTGCGCCTCTTGCCAGGCATTTTCGGCCTTGAGGTAGTCGAGCACCTCGCTGTTGTCGCGCTCCTGCAACCAGGCGTACGGGTCCTGGCCTGAATCCTGGCGGGCAATTGGGGCGGCAGCGGCGTGGGTCGATGAAGGCATGGATCACTCTCTGTCTGGGGGTGGGCCGACGGCGTTGCAGCCGTGGCACTCAAAAGCCGTTATCATACGGGCCTGTTTGCCTACCTTGCCATGGACACCATGACCGAGAACGACTATCTGACCGCTTGGGGCCTCTACGCCTTCGCCGCTTTGGGCTGCCTGCTGGTGTGGTTTCGCCTGACCCGCTGGATCTGGCGCTGGCTGCGCGAACCGCTGCGGTTGCTGATGGCGGTGCTGCTGTTGAGCCCGACCATTGTCGACCCGGTCAAGGAGCAATTCGCCCCGGCCGTGGCCATCACCGCCCTGGATCTGTTGCTCAAAGTGGGCAATAACGCCTGGCGGGCGGTGTCCGACTTGCTGATGTACGCCATGATCGCCTTTGGCCTGTACCTGGTCTTTGTGCTGATCCGCTGGCCCATCGAACGTGCCGCCAAGGCCCGGCGTGAGCAGAAAGCCGCCGCTGCGGCAGCGGTTGCGGCCGAGCCTGAGGACGACGAACCCTATGGCCGTGCGCCGGCCCCCGTCAGTGGTATGCGGGTCGAACCGCGTCTTTAACGTTGTTTGCCCAGCATCGAGAGTCCTGGCATGTGTGAATTATTGGGCATGAGTGCCAACGTACCGACCGACATCGTGTTCAGCTTCACCGGGCTGATGCAGCGCGGTGGGCGCACCGGGCCGCACCGCGATGGCTGGGGCATTGCCT comes from the Pseudomonas shahriarae genome and includes:
- a CDS encoding spermidine synthase, which encodes MKRFVLLDTTPIPDNGGALCLFEYGEDFVIKIQGGDGGQLMNTRMHGSEDALAEIPCRKVAGRPGSRVLIGGLGMGFTLASALKHLGKTAEVVVAELVPGVVEWNRGPLGEKSGNPLQDPRTVIRLEDVAKVLQAEPQGFDAIMLDVDNGPEGLTQKANSWLYSAGGLSACAKALRPKGVLAVWSASADKQFSDKLRKAGFKAEEVQVFAHGNKGTRHTIWIAEKLKG
- a CDS encoding S9 family peptidase, which codes for MPSSTHAAAAPIARQDSGQDPYAWLQERDNSEVLDYLKAENAWQEAQLEEQSALRESLFQEIKGRILETDLSLPSPWGPYLYYTRTTAGDEYARHYRCPRPADDSQQIDESAEELLLDPNVLANGGFFSLGAFSISPDHKRLAYSLDTNGEEIYTLYVKELSSGKVSELAFEDCDGSMTWANDSLTLFFGELDDTHRPHKLYRYRLDGTAAEEVFHEPDGRFFLHCYRSSSERQLLLSLGSKTTSEVWALDAEQPQQAFACLAPRVEGHEYDVDHGKLDDQWTWFIRSNRDGINFALFQAADNGSVPTEDQWHNLIAHDDAVMLDGVTLNARAMTLSLRIGGLPVIDVHPQGLPTYRVELPDAAYSLYVQNSLEFDSDKIRLRYEALNRPAQVRQLELASGAQQVLKETPVLGVFNADDYVSQRLWATSADGTQVPISLVVKRDQVGQPTPLYLYGYGAYGSSLDPWFSHARLSLLDRGVAFAIAHVRGGGELGEAWYRAGKQEHKQNTFSDFIACAEHLIAEGLTTSKQLAISGGSAGGLLIGAVLNQRPELFQAAIAEVPFVDVLNTMLDPDLPLTVTEYDEWGNPQEPEVYERIKAYAPYENVSAQAYPAMLVIAGYNDSRVQYWEAAKWVAKLRATKTDDNLLLLKTELGAGHGGMSGRYQGLRDVALEYAFVFKALGLV
- the rarD gene encoding EamA family transporter RarD, which codes for MSKGVVLAVSASFLFGVLYFFTSLLEPLDGQQIFAWRILISLPFMTLLLALSGDWQWVPLIYKRLREKPALLPCVVLTSALVGVQLWIFMWAPLNGHGLDVSLGYFLLPLTMVITGRIVYGERLSHLQKIAAVLAAVGVGNELYRTGGFSWTTLVVCVGYPLYFVLRRRCGTDNLGGLWLDMMLMIPVALWFILGGHPIGETLAQRPALYWLVPVMGLVSAAAGYCYILASRLLPFSLFGLLSYAEPVLLVAVSLMLGDSLKPGQWMTYLPIWLAVVVLVLEGLRHLNRLRRSI
- a CDS encoding MFS transporter, coding for MDTMTENDYLTAWGLYAFAALGCLLVWFRLTRWIWRWLREPLRLLMAVLLLSPTIVDPVKEQFAPAVAITALDLLLKVGNNAWRAVSDLLMYAMIAFGLYLVFVLIRWPIERAAKARREQKAAAAAAVAAEPEDDEPYGRAPAPVSGMRVEPRL